A window from Telopea speciosissima isolate NSW1024214 ecotype Mountain lineage chromosome 8, Tspe_v1, whole genome shotgun sequence encodes these proteins:
- the LOC122671176 gene encoding sister chromatid cohesion 1 protein 3-like, translated as MVKLVHCDLVVTGSNWGSSFSEKRGKLRQSICDSSGLVTKGRKVFHTGFDVWRANIKSRILQDFREPLLVGVSSELKNLFYERNANIDGPAEVAVSPSLSTELAFETARNSSEQRAIFQENADTNRPAEVAVSPSLSSELAFETACISSEQRAIFQENSDDESTPGSPVEVPNTPMTQGASVEKELSPIVTEDLLLDLINEENSGDESTPVSPVEVPNTPMTQVASVEKELSPIVMDDLMFDQINEENSSDQSTPVSPVEVPNTPMTQVASVEKELSPIVTEDLMLDQMNEENSDAESTPASPVEVPNTPMTQVASVEKELSPIVTEDLMLDQINEETVATYELLVCRAAASYLQKSFLNQKEQKDKESLSLGGVLEGETRKRSARLFYEILVLKTKGIVDVIQENPYDDILVQKTPQMERI; from the exons ATGGTAAAGTTggtccattgcgacctagtggtcacaggttcgaatTGGGGAAGCAGCTTCTCTgagaagcgggg GAAATTAAGGCAGAGCATATGTGACTCCAGTGGTTTAGTGACTAAAGGGAGGAAAGTTTTCCATACTGGTTTTGATGTCTGGAGAGCCAACATAAAATCCAGGATTCTGCAGGATTTCAGGGAGCCTCTGCTTGTTG GTGTTTCATCGGAGCTCAAAAATCTCTTTTATGAAAGGAATGCTAACATTGATGGACCAGCTGAAGTTGCAGTAAGCCCCAGTCTTTCAACAGAGTTAGCATTTGAAACAGCCCGTAACTCTTCAGAACAAAGAGCCATCTTTCAGGAAAATGCTGACACTAACAGACCAGCTGAAGTTGCAGTGAGCCCCAGTCTTTCATCAGAGTTAGCATTTGAAACAGCCTGTATATCTTCAGAACAAAGAGCCATCTTTCAGGAAAATTCTGATGACGAGTCAACACCAGGGAGTCCTGTTGAGGTTCCCAATACCCCCATGACTCAAGGTGCAAGTGTAGAAAAAGAGCTCTCTCCAATTGTGACGGAAGATCTACTGCTTGATCTAATAAATGAG GAAAACTCTGGTGACGAGTCAACACCTGTGAGTCCTGTTGAGGTTCCCAATACCCCCATGACTCAAGTTGCAAGTGTAGAAAAAGAGCTCTCTCCAATTGTGATGGATGATCTAATGTTTGATCAAATAAATGAG GAAAACTCTAGTGACCAGTCAACACCAGTGAGTCCTGTTGAGGTTCCCAATACCCCCATGACTCAAGTTGCAAGTGTAGAAAAAGAGCTCTCTCCAATTGTCACAGAGGATCTAATGCTTGATCAAATGAATGAG GAAAATTCTGATGCCGAGTCAACACCAGCGAGTCCTGTTGAGGTTCCCAATACCCCCATGACTCAAGTTGCAAGTGTAGAAAAAGAGCTCTCTCCAATTGTGACGGAGGATCTAATGCTTGATCAAATAAATGAG GAGACTGTTGCAACCTATGAACTTCTTGTGTGCAGGGCAGCGGCAAGTTATCTGCAGAAAAGCTTCTTAAATCAAAAGGAGCAGAAAGATAAAGAAAGTCTGAGTTTGGGTGGTGTTTTGGAAGGAGAAACAAGAAAACGAAGTGCTAGATTATTCTATGAGATACTG GTATTGAAGACTAAAGGTATTGTGGATGTGATACAAGAAAATCCATATGATGATATTCTTGTGCAGAAAACCCCTCAAATGGAAAGAATATGA
- the LOC122671175 gene encoding sister chromatid cohesion 1 protein 2-like — MATLSSSSSSELPCTSNNCFSLSSKTPKGSKLPLELETVAEAEETLLSTVGAKTKTAKIGSGKGEMNYSKTLFCSKGLLRPIWVAAYCDKRLKKDQVSLTDISSSVDEIMLQTVTVTYRVLGYLLLGVVRIYSKKVDHLYHDCDEILVRINNYSVTRRTNLQIEATSAPHFSISLPERFELDSFDIEAPEAVSRRNIRPSEEITLQAFEDEARQHCSLNKNHSIEPSFQLGIYHSAYATFDDVPYPPILDLDMVT, encoded by the exons ATGGCgactctttcttcttcttcgtcttcagaACTCCCTTGTACTTCAAACaattgtttctctctttcctcaaaaaCCCCGAAAGGTTCAAAACTTCCTTTGGAGCTTGAAACAGTTGCAGAAGCAGAAGAGACTCTGCTTTCAACCGTTGGAGCCAAAACAAAGACAGCGAAAATAGGGAGTGGAAAGGGAGAAATGAACTACTCAAAAACTCTGTTCTGCAGTAAGGGACTTTTAAGACCCATCTGGGTTGCTGCTTATTGTGACAAAAGGCTCAAGAAAGACCAAGTTTCTCTCACCGACATCTCTTCTTCTGTTG ATGAGATCATGCTACAAACAGTAACAGTCACATACAGAGTACTTGGTTATCTTCTCCTTGGTGTTGTGAGGATATACTCTAAGAAAGTTGACCATCTTTACCATGACTGTGATGAGATTTTGGTCAGAATAAACAATTATTCTGTCACCAGAAGAACAAATCTGCAAATCGAAGCCACGTCTGCACCACATTTCTCTATCAGTTTGCCAGAGAGGTTCGAACTTGATAGTTTTGATATTGAGGCCCCAGAAGCTGTAAGCAG GCGCAACATCAGACCAAGTGAAGAGATCACACTTCAAG CATTCGAGGATGAAGCAAGACAGCATTGTTCTCTAAACAAG AATCACAGCATTGAACCTTCTTTTCAGCTCGGCATCTACCATTCTGCATATGCAACATTTGATGA TGTTCCTTATCCTCCCATATTGGATCTTGATATGGTG ACCTAA